The genomic window CACCAAAGATTCCGACTCGTTGAGTGCAATCATCTATCTGTTCTTGAGTAACGGGTACTTCGCTCAGATACTCAGCTTGATTGGGAAAGCGAGCCTCTGGGCGACGACCCAAATCCAAAACCACTTCTACTAAACTATCTCGTTTGGGATGACTCTCTAGTACTTGTTGCAAATCTTGGGGCAAAATGTCTAATAACTTTTGGAGATCGTCTGTAATCGTCATGCTTTATATGGTGACGGAAACAACAGCAAATGAATACTTTCAGCCTTTAACTGTTCTCAAGCGCTCACTTCATGCTCAAACTCCCTACCTTGACTATAGAGCATAAATTATTGGTATAATTCGACGCTCAGTATTTGTGCTTAACAAATGCTCACTCTCTCAACCTATCGGGGAATGAGGGACAAAAGCATACCTCTATCTTATATCTCTAAAGTTGTTGAAGTAATAGTCTAAGAAGTTTCACTACGTGGAACCTACAAAAAAACCCAACCTTTTTAGGGTCGAAGACTAGGTGCGTTACGGTTGTAAACTGATTTACTGATTTAGCAGTCCGATAGCTATCTCAAGCTGCATTTTAGCCTTGTGCAGGTTGAGTAAGTTCTCTTGATCCTATCTGTCTGGGTAATTCATAGCCTTGCCTTCCATCGTCAATTTAATCAGCGCTGCTTGTTGATCAGTCGGTGAGTTGATCTCATCTACTACACCCTCAAGGAATTGGATGACGCTAAAACCTGGGGACTTTAACCCTTTTCCTTGCCTTGACTGTGCTAGTGCCATTTGAAAAAATACCATCAAGGAAACAATGTAGAATGTTTTGTATACTGCATTCTCAGTAGGCTTGATACCGGATCGACGACACAAGTCGCGTAATTCAGGAATGGTTTTGATTTCGAGTTCTGAAGTGTAAACATCGAGTTACCCATTTGTAAAAGTGGTATCGGTGGTGAACCATTTACCAGATGCAGGATACCACTGATTTACAGCAGTTTTCATGTATTTGAACCACATCTGTCGTAGGGGCGCAAGGCCTTGCGCCCCTACCGCGTGGTCTATTTACCTGAAAATAGCTGTAAAACTCTAATCTAATGGTTTCATTCGCATCAAGCGTTATTTACATCTCTCAAGAATGCCCAATCTCAAAGGTAATCCTTAAAATTTTGAACCAGCGCAACCAAAGGGCGAGGAAGCGTTAACTGACCAATTAAGTTTCAGATTTGCGTTTAGGAGAACCCGTTCTGGGTAATTGTCCTGAGCAATAAATTAACGCTCCTGCTGTGACTTTATTTGGGAAACGAGAGAATGGGCAAGTTCTACAGCTTGCCAAAGTAATCCGTCATCTTCTTCTAGGCGAACAGTCGCCTTAATATTGGTGTTACTTACCTCCTTATTCTCTAATTGATCCAGAATCGGTGACAGCAATACACGGGCGTAGCTACCGTAGGCGACCCCGGCAATTTTGGATTTTGGACTTCGGCGTGAGCGCTCAGTCGAACGATTTTGGATTTCAGATTGGGGATTGGCGTCTTCTAATCCAAAATCTAAAATCGGCAATCTAAAATCGTTTAGCAGTCCCATTGCCCTTAACTTAGCAACGGTATAGCTATTAGTGCCGCCTGCTAACTGCACATATCCGGGTAATTTAGCTGCCAAAACTTTTTGCCCTAATTTCACCGCGGCTATTGTAGTGCCATCGCCAATATCGCCGCTCATGGGGCGACCGTCGGTTTGCCATATTAAAGCACTCTTGAGTGGGGCAATCAGGTCATATATTGCTTTTAGGTAGTCAGTCATCCCATCGCCATCAGGACAGCTGATGGCTAGTACCTTTAATTGGTCGGCCCACGGTGAAATTGCTTGCCACAATCGCTGAAATTCTGCCAACCGCCCTACTTGTGTATGGATTTCTAGGGCATCTACTCCCGTTGACATTATCAATGGCGCGATCGCTCCCGGCGTTGTCACATATGAAGATGTATAAATTATACCATATGGACAAATTGGTATACAACGACCGCAGCCATAGCACTTTTCGGATACTACTCCAGAAAAGTCTTCTTTTTTATTGTTAAATATGATTGCTTGTGCCGGACAAATCCGTTCACAGGGTCTGGGGCAATCTGTAGGACACTCTGTAGGATTAAATTCTGCTTTCCGAAAATGGGGGTCTTCTCCATCGTTCAGGCTGACCATCAAAAAGGGTGAATTGCCTTTGTAGTCAAAGCCTCGCTTTTGGGCATCTCTAGCAAGACTTCTGGCTACAAGTAGCGCTGCTTGTGCCGCTGCAATTACCGCTGGATCAGCTGCAACATCTATACAGTCAGCTCCCGCCAAAGTATAGGCTAACGTTAAATTTCTGACTGCCGACAAATGCTGGAAGCTGGCTCCGCAGATCAGCTTGAACCAGTCACCTTGTTTGAGAGATTGTAAAGGGGCGAATAGATCAGTCACACTTACTTGATTTTCCAGTTTCAAAAGCTCTCAACTTGTACAAAAACCTATATTTAACTACAACAATTTTAAAATTTTCATGCAAATAAATGATAAAAACAAAAAAATTTACTTTGTATTTTTTATTTTAAATAAATGTTACTTTTATTGTGGAAGTATGTTAACATCATCGCCGATTTGTAAAATTTTTCCGGCTGACGATGGGGGTAATTGGGTATTGACACTCAATCTGTAAAAGTGATTAAAAGGCGATGAAGCAACCCAATCTGGCAAGGTTGCTTGCCGCTGGTTCGCAAAGATTTTTTGAAAGTTTGGGTAAGCTTCCCCTAAGTAAGAATCGCGTGTTGGGACTATACAACGCTGACATGGCTTAACCCCAAAAAAGTGGACATCTCCCACTTGAAAGGAAAATAAATCACCTTGTTCACTAAATAGCTGATCTTCCCAAAATGCTGGTACACCATCAATCTCAATGTTGGCACGCATCCGACGACGCATTTCATCTACACTTAAACCAGGAAACCAAGAAGCTACCTCTGCCAACGTTGCTGTACTAATTACCGTTGAACCTGGTGCAGATGTATCGTCAGGAAAGCCCATCAGAGAGTTTTGCCTGAATGTGACAGCAAACCCAAAAAAATCGCTCAAAGTTGCTTCTAGCGCTTGCCGTTCGTCATCCAGATGAAAAATTTGTTGTGAGTCGGCGCCTGGGATTTGTAGCGAGATAGTTCTATTGAAGAGTGCAAATTGCGCCCTTAGTAAATGGATTTTAGCATGACGCTTGGCATTGACAAATTTACCCTGTTCGTCAAAAATGGCAAACTCACGGTCATACTGTAGTGCGCCACTGGCAAGAACTCCAGCGTTCTCAACTTCAACACCATCCAGTGACTTAACTGGATACACTAAAATCTTGGCTAGGTAAGGCATCATAGCAATTTTGGATTTTAGATTTTGCGAAAAGTTGTCAGGAGAGCCATTGCGTTGCGCGGGTTAAGAGCGTTGTAACAAGTCCCTCCGTAGCAAACTTTTCAAGACGGATTTTGAATTAAAGATTGGTGATCTAGCAGTTCCCAATCTAAAATTCTTTTGTTACTTATCCAGCTTAGTAATATTGTTAATTTATGGATATAGTGGCGATTTATCTATTCCTCCAACATGATTTAGAGGCCAGAAGCGAACTATAGCCCGTCCAATAATATTCTGGCGGGGGACAACACCCCAGCAGCGGCCATCATAACTATTGTTACGATTATCACCTAGTACTAAATATGAATCAGCTGGTATAGTCTGGAGTTTCGCCAAAAAAGGTGGCTGTGGCCCTGATTGGCAAACATCAATTACTGTGCTCTGCCCAGAAGTGAGGTAATTGGCTTCTGAGAGGGGTTTGTTGTTAATATAGACTTTGCCATCTCTAAGTTGTACTTTTTCTCCAGGTAAGCCAATTACCCGTTTAATAAAAGCATCCTGGTATTGTTCTTTTTGTAGTTCTTGTGTAGGTGAAAATACTACAATATCTCCCCTCTGCGGGTCAGCAAATTTATATTTCAACTTATCGACAATGATTTTGTCTGCCTCCCACTGGTTTGGCGTACCATGCAGAGTCGGTTCCATCGATCCAGAAGGAATCCAGCGTGCTTCAGCAACAAATGTACGAATTCCCAGAGCTAGAACAATGCTCAATACAATTGTTCTACCTAGCTCTGCGATCCAAGAATTATCAGGTTGTTGACTAGAATTGTTATCAGGCACTTGATTTTGCATGAAATTACTTAACTGAACGAAAGATGTAGGTAATTAACTCGCCTAGTGAGACTTTATTTGTTAATCTTAACGGGAAAACTTTAATTTCCTAGTCATGTTCGCATCTTGACTACCAATTTTAGATTGTAGATTTGAGATTTTGGATTGGGGGTGTTTCTTATGGGTCATGACTCGCCTCTGGTGGGTGAAACCAATGTAAAATCCCCAAACCGCATCCATTCTAGGGTACGATCAATAACAAAATCCTAAATCTAAAATCCAAAATTGATTAACGTGCTTCTTCATAAATTAAAAATAAACTTTTTTTTAACACACGGCAAAAATTGGTTACTCCGAGCGCGAATAAGTTTAACCTAAAAGCATGGTTCTCTGTAATACATAGCTCCCTGTCTGAACAAAGTTAACTCTATGTCATCCCCACAAAATTTACTAATTCGCCGCGCTCGCATAATTCTACCCAATGGTGAACTGATGATTGGGGATGTGTTGACGCGCGATCGCCAAATAGTCGAAGTTGCCCCAGAAATCTCCCAAACAGCACTAGCCACTGAAATTGACGCAGAAGGGTTAACTTTGTTGCCAGGAGTTATCGATCCGCAGGTGCATTTTCGGGAACCTGGACTAGAACACAAGGAAGATTTATTCACCGCCAGTTGTGCCTGTGCTAAAGGTGGAGTCACTTCTTTTTTAGAAATGCCCAATACGCGCCCCCTGACGACGACACAGCAGGCTTTAGACGACAAGCTAGAACGGGCCTCCCACAAGTGCTTGGTTAATTATGGCTTTTTTATTGGGGCAACAGCAGAGAATCTCCCAGATTTGCTTTTGGCAAAGCCAACACCAGGAATTAAGATTTTTATGGGTTCGATGCATGGTCAGTTGCTGGTTGATGGTGAAACAGCACTCTCGGCGATATTTGCTAAAGGCGATCGCTTGATTGCCGTTCATGCCGAAGACCAAGCTAGAATCAACCAAAGACGCCAAGAATTTGCCAACATCCACGATCCAGCTGTTCACTCGCAAATTCAAGATAATCAAGCGGCCTTGCTTGCAACCCAACTGGCATTAAAACTTTCTCAAAAATATCAACGTCGTCTGCATATTCTGCACATGTCAACTGCCGAGGAAGCAGATTTGCTGCGTCAGGAGAAACCTAGTTGGGTAACAGCAGAGGTGACACCACAGCATTTGTTGTTGAATACTAGTGCTTATGAGAAGATTGGTACATTAGCACAGATGAATCCACCTTTGCGATCGCCCCACGATAACGAAGTTCTCTGGCAAGCTTTGCGCGATGGCGTGATTGATTTCATCGCTACAGATCACGCGCCCCACACCTTAGAAGAAAAAGCTCAAGAATACCCCAATAGTCCTTCGGGAATGCCTGGGGTGGAAACTTCCCTAGCTTTAATGTTAACTACGGCGATGGAGGGAAAGTGTACTGTTGCTCAAGTTGTGAACTGGATGTCTAAAGCTGTAGCTGTGGCCTATGGTATTCCCAATAAAGGAGCGATCGCACCTGGTTACGATGCCGATTTAGTGCTTGTAGATTTAAACACATACCGTCCAGTCCGCCGCGAGGAACTTTTAACCAAGTGCCGCTGGAGTCCCTTTGAAGGCTGGAACCTCACCGGCTGGGCTACAACCACCATTGTCGGTGGTGAGATAGTTTATGACAAAGGCCAGGTAAATACGCAAGTCCGGGGTCAAGCTTTAACTTTCTTATAGCAAATATTTATTTAAGCTTACGTAATAGACAAATAATTATACATCAAAGTCATACTTTAACTGGCAAGATTTTCATCTACCAGAGTTAAGGTTAGTAGTCTGTCAAGTTTAAATTGATGGGTAAGGAAGTTCGTAGTTAGGACTTTAGTCCTAATTTTCTAAGTATTAAAGTGCTTACTACAAACTCTCAAAACTAGCTTGACAAAGTACTAAACCTTGCTTGATTAATTAACTTGTCGCTTTATCCGAAATTGCAACTTGAAACCTTGAATTTATTAGTGTCTTAGGTAAAAAACATTGTACCTGCGGCCACTCTCAATACAGGAAGACCCCCACTTCCATTTACCCCTTCTCTAAAGAGTAAATGGAGGAAAATAGCCCCCTTTCCAAGGGAAAGTAGTGCATTGCAAAAGAATTCTGTCAGAACTTTAGAGAGTTCCTTTCCTTGTTGTACTTCAAAGGAGAATCCGCTATGAAAGCAACTGGATAGGTTCCAGGGATCTTCGAGAGCTAAACAAGGTAATGGAACCTAGAAATAATTAAGGAGAATTGCTTATGTCCTTCAAAATTTTGGCTTTAGATGGTGGTGGTATTCGTGGAGTCATTGCAGCACGAATACTTCAACAAGTAGAACAAGAAATAAGAAATCAGGGGAAAGGAAACTTTTTACACGAATACTTTGACCTGATTGCTGGCACTTCTACCGGTTCAATATTAGCAGGAGGGATTGCTATAGGAAAGGAGAGT from Nostoc sp. UHCC 0926 includes these protein-coding regions:
- the ldpA gene encoding circadian clock protein LdpA; its protein translation is MTDLFAPLQSLKQGDWFKLICGASFQHLSAVRNLTLAYTLAGADCIDVAADPAVIAAAQAALLVARSLARDAQKRGFDYKGNSPFLMVSLNDGEDPHFRKAEFNPTECPTDCPRPCERICPAQAIIFNNKKEDFSGVVSEKCYGCGRCIPICPYGIIYTSSYVTTPGAIAPLIMSTGVDALEIHTQVGRLAEFQRLWQAISPWADQLKVLAISCPDGDGMTDYLKAIYDLIAPLKSALIWQTDGRPMSGDIGDGTTIAAVKLGQKVLAAKLPGYVQLAGGTNSYTVAKLRAMGLLNDFRLPILDFGLEDANPQSEIQNRSTERSRRSPKSKIAGVAYGSYARVLLSPILDQLENKEVSNTNIKATVRLEEDDGLLWQAVELAHSLVSQIKSQQER
- a CDS encoding MOSC domain-containing protein — its product is MPYLAKILVYPVKSLDGVEVENAGVLASGALQYDREFAIFDEQGKFVNAKRHAKIHLLRAQFALFNRTISLQIPGADSQQIFHLDDERQALEATLSDFFGFAVTFRQNSLMGFPDDTSAPGSTVISTATLAEVASWFPGLSVDEMRRRMRANIEIDGVPAFWEDQLFSEQGDLFSFQVGDVHFFGVKPCQRCIVPTRDSYLGEAYPNFQKIFANQRQATLPDWVASSPFNHFYRLSVNTQLPPSSAGKILQIGDDVNILPQ
- the lepB gene encoding signal peptidase I yields the protein MQNQVPDNNSSQQPDNSWIAELGRTIVLSIVLALGIRTFVAEARWIPSGSMEPTLHGTPNQWEADKIIVDKLKYKFADPQRGDIVVFSPTQELQKEQYQDAFIKRVIGLPGEKVQLRDGKVYINNKPLSEANYLTSGQSTVIDVCQSGPQPPFLAKLQTIPADSYLVLGDNRNNSYDGRCWGVVPRQNIIGRAIVRFWPLNHVGGIDKSPLYP
- a CDS encoding dihydroorotase — its product is MSSPQNLLIRRARIILPNGELMIGDVLTRDRQIVEVAPEISQTALATEIDAEGLTLLPGVIDPQVHFREPGLEHKEDLFTASCACAKGGVTSFLEMPNTRPLTTTQQALDDKLERASHKCLVNYGFFIGATAENLPDLLLAKPTPGIKIFMGSMHGQLLVDGETALSAIFAKGDRLIAVHAEDQARINQRRQEFANIHDPAVHSQIQDNQAALLATQLALKLSQKYQRRLHILHMSTAEEADLLRQEKPSWVTAEVTPQHLLLNTSAYEKIGTLAQMNPPLRSPHDNEVLWQALRDGVIDFIATDHAPHTLEEKAQEYPNSPSGMPGVETSLALMLTTAMEGKCTVAQVVNWMSKAVAVAYGIPNKGAIAPGYDADLVLVDLNTYRPVRREELLTKCRWSPFEGWNLTGWATTTIVGGEIVYDKGQVNTQVRGQALTFL